The window CAGTCACTAAAATCATCCATAAAGCATAAGAGAAACATTAAGAATGTACTTCCAACTACAAGTATACCAAAACTAAACTTCTcctctttttatatttggaataataaataaaatattcttcGTATCCCCAAAAACTAGCCTCTTTGAACTGCCAAAATGAGCATGACAAGAAATGGCATGACACAtggaggaagagagagagttaGCAGCCAGACCCTCTTGTAAGTAGACATAGACATGTATTATCCCAAAAAGTAAGCGCTCGAACCTTTGGGAGAACAAAATTGATCAGATATCAGTCTGAACATCCTGATTCGCCTCACCATTAGTAAGTTGTGAACAATCACCTGACTCGGAAGATTGTAACTCAGTAGTACGCTCGGCGTTATGAGGATCAGTATCATTGGTCATACTTTGGTTCGTCCCTTCATCCACTCTGACCCTTTGAAAAGAAGTTGCTAGACTATCATGAGTTGATCCACTTGAAGCAGAAGAGACCAAATCAGTTCTAAACCAATTGGATTTAGTTGTCCATTTCTTCCACTCATTTCTCCGTCTGATCTTATAATCCTGCAACAATTTTAGCAGAATAATTAAACCACTAGAGTAAAACTCAACCCATTAGCTGCTTTTCATAACGCTAGCTagatacatatatacacacacacaagtAAATTCAGAACCAAACAATGCAAATGACCTCAAGATTGGATTGGTCATCAGACAACGAACAAAGAGAGAGTATGAAACTAACCTGAACTTCCACTTCAGTAGACGTTCTCAAGGATTCTACTATCCATTGAATATTGTTTGTCAGACTCAGTACCTGCAAAAACAAAGTTATAAATGCAGCAATCAAGCACAATagtattttcaattcattctAAATAGTCCACTGAACTGCTGTATCAAGCAAACATTTGAGGGCATGTTTGGCCCAAAGAGTTCCTTAATCCACTGTCTAAAAACCATTAATTCCATAAGTTATGAACTCCATACACTGTGGGTCATATGACTAAACAATTCTTCTGACTTAAAAACTCCACCGATTACCCAAATgcctataattattttcttaataacaAGTCATTTGAACAAGCTATTATTTAAGTTGAACAAACTGtaagatgaaaataaacattcaaaattaatttaagctGAAACAACAAATGATATATAACACACACTTGATGAGggaaaaaatttgaatttgcaAACGACACTAAATGTTAGAATGAAGCCATTTTTCTGAAGATACAAGAAACTCATGTACGGCTATGCTCAAGAATTGATTGTAGTGAGAAGAAAAGATATGACCACGATGAATCAATGACAAGATTTCAGTAGCACCGCTCTTTGTGCTCCCTGGTTTCACAAaaaacaagatcaagaacCCAAATTTTCCACACCACTCTAACCAAAAtgttatctttcttttaaattgtcTTGTTGTTGACAAGAACAAGTTTAACTACTCAATGAAGCTGAACTCTCATTTCTGATACAGAGtgataaagaataaaaaccaATAGAAACGACAAAGGTAGAGAAGGTAAactaaatatatgaaaaaaaatgaaatctcaTGATGTAATCCATATCCCTAATGGGATATTGAAATCATTTGGCCATTAAAGACCACAGATTGCATGTATAAGCACATAATGTGCAGGTATAAATCAATAGCCTTATTCTAGTCAGCACACTCTAGAAAGAGGATTACAAGTATGGAGAACAAAAATAGTTACTGGAATGATCACAATAATGACTTTCAAGTATCTCACTCTAGCATAATctaaaaaggggaaaaaattaACACTACCACCTTCCTTCAAGCTGTGCAGGTTTATCACCTTGAAATCACATTTTCCTGACAGGTGgcttcaaagttcaaattatCCTTAGTTTGGTGTCTTTGAACCAATAAAATTGATTCTTAAACAAGTATGGCTAACTTGGGTGTTTGGTAAATTCAATTATACTCTCCATTCGGTCAAGAGATCACCAATtgatcaaatcaaacaaaatatagaaaaatattaaccaTTCTGTCTTTAATCCTTCCACACTGCCTGCAGGAAACTTTAAAATCAGATCATCTGAAAAAATGATCTTAACGAATCCCTAACTTGAATTCTCTAAGTCTTTTAAGACTGAAGCAACAACAATTTTGGCAAACCTAGGTGCTTCATAAATTTAACCAGAAGCttacaatttaattaacattgATATAAGAAAGAGTTGTTTCTTACAAGACTAaccaattttttcattcataaaattgaaattcgtTAAAACCACACAGTAAAACTAGTTTTTCTATGAGAAGCTTGAATCAATATCATGCAACATCTGATATTATCACACAATGGCTAAAAgagatttttcttctaaaattataCAACTGTAGCCGCACTTAACATAACTCATTTAAggaacctttttttcttccttttgtttctGATACAGTAAAAAGTTACGTACAAAAGGGAATTACTATATACTAAATGACAAAGAACACATTATCTGATAAATTAACAAGCAAACTCCAGAATTATTGTTAAGGAATCCAAATTAATGCCAATAATGATTTGTTAGAAATAACTATGGTTCCTATTGATAAGCTTCCTTGATCTTAGATCACAACTATTTTCATCTCATTTTACATTGtttcttaaccaaaaaaatatcCCTACACatctttaaatattaaatatacattacaaaaataaactctTACCCTTAtaataagttattttgttaatgaataaaatttacatcttataaatttaagattcttTAATCTCATAAAGAACAGCAGAATATCATCAAGAACTTACCATAGGGAAGGTAGCTATCAGAGAAATTGGCACCCAGCCTTGATCGTCCATCTGGGACCTTAAATAATCATCTTTTACCAAATTACCATCACTGCAAATAGCATTGACAGGAAAGCACAGTTATATTCAGTAATctaatgaagaaagaaagaaccaAGAACCAAGTGGTTCCTTCATATAGTGAACCATATTACCTGAAATAATATTCAATCTGCTTAACTATTGATGCAGACAGAGTGGGATCTACAGTAGGATAGTTCATTGCAGGTCGTGGCATGAAAGGCAGGCCACCTCTGTACGCCTCCAAGGGCAATGTAGGGACGTAGACAAACTCTGATCAAAATAAGGATGAAAATTAAGATCATATTTAGATAATATACAGCTACTATCATTCTTTAGTCCCTAGAGAGACACCCACCTGGATGAGCCATGGGATTCAGGTGAGGTCTAACACCCTGGGGAAACTGACCAGTGAAAGGTGGCAAAGGCCTCATAAAGCCTCTAGTATGAGGCCTGTGCTGCTGAAAATGAGCATCTCGagcattaaaatatattccaCGATCTTGACCACGTTTTCCCCCACGATTGTTATGGTAGTGACTATCACCACGAGGATGGAGGGGAAAATTCCCCCTAGGAAAGAAGTTTCGGTGATCAgtaccaaaatttaattgaggCACAAAGCCTGCAACAGCCCGCGGATCCCAATTAGGGCTCCTGAACAGTGGTTCTCCTGAAGAAGGATCAGGAATTGCTGGTATCATATTACAATAACTATTTGGAGAAACTTGAAAAACAGGAAAGGGGGGTGGGggaggtggtggtggaggTGGCGGAGGGCGATAATAGCCGCCTCGAGGCCCTCCCACTGAGCtgccaccaccaccaccaccccGCCTTGAGGATCGCCGAGCAACCACTGGATTCTTCAGAGTCGGGTTCGATTTGGCATTATTTGTAGCTTGTCGCTGAGGAGGTACATTGATAGGTCCCTGACAACAAAACACAAGATACACTAAACCATGCAGAAGCATTTTGAAATAGAATAAACATTAAACCATGAGGAAATCTTTGGCCTATGGCTGAGGAGTAg of the Cucumis sativus cultivar 9930 chromosome 3, Cucumber_9930_V3, whole genome shotgun sequence genome contains:
- the LOC101220887 gene encoding la-related protein 1C yields the protein MGKATDFSSNHRSPSGTSLAGDNTNSSEFRRKNLQSPWAQVVRGEPESISPVDQSQLSSSSSSLSSLAVSATETPAPASPPSDNFTSSENCDANDGNAASKKQAWNKPTNGVVEGGSVMGADSWPALAESARASPKLTVDSPPKVTVEVAVPPSQGPINVPPQRQATNNAKSNPTLKNPVVARRSSRRGGGGGGSSVGGPRGGYYRPPPPPPPPPPPPFPVFQVSPNSYCNMIPAIPDPSSGEPLFRSPNWDPRAVAGFVPQLNFGTDHRNFFPRGNFPLHPRGDSHYHNNRGGKRGQDRGIYFNARDAHFQQHRPHTRGFMRPLPPFTGQFPQGVRPHLNPMAHPEFVYVPTLPLEAYRGGLPFMPRPAMNYPTVDPTLSASIVKQIEYYFSDGNLVKDDYLRSQMDDQGWVPISLIATFPMVLSLTNNIQWIVESLRTSTEVEVQDYKIRRRNEWKKWTTKSNWFRTDLVSSASSGSTHDSLATSFQRVRVDEGTNQSMTNDTDPHNAERTTELQSSESGDCSQLTNGEANQDVQTDI